The Episyrphus balteatus chromosome 3, idEpiBalt1.1, whole genome shotgun sequence genome segment GGCATTTACCGTTAATAACGcttaaaatatattgtttttatttcaaaagtactaTGATCTTATgtgctacaattttttttaatatcgcaaAAAAAGTTAAGTTAAGAAATCCTGctcaaaaatttacataaaaccTTATACCACTGTCCTATATTTACTTTtcactttatattattttaatttaatctcAACCGTTTAATCAAAAtagtgtacaaaaaaaaaaaaaaaaacaaataatcaaaTCATTttcgttaatttattttttaaagatttagaGATGTctaatttcgaaaatcttacacctaagaacaattattttaatttaaataataataaatttaagctcttaaaaaatattatgtaggAAATAATATCTAAAATCTCAATAAGAAAACTTTCATAATGTTGCCATAGACAAAATAAGTAAACAATaagtttgataaaaattataacaaacttTGATATTATTCTggctaatagaattttgtattttaagtttaaatgttaaactttcccatattaattcaatttatttgaattaaaggAAAGCATAACATATCTACACGTTTCGGAagaaaacttgaatttttcaaaatcctttATATGAACATATTAGTGTTTTTGGAaaacaatttgattttcttattgaaagatggatatttaaaaaaaaaaaataataataataaaggcaaaatattaatattaaaacattGATAGTGAACTTGGCCCGCATGTCTCAAAGTTTTGCGTGGTTCAATCGGGCCTGATATGAATCACGGAAAACTTTGAAACATAGTCACTCTTGTCgatgttttacaaaaatattttaaacttaacCTATGACTAAACTTATATCTAAGAAAAATTACAataattgtattgaaattaGACATCtaattattgaaattaaaaacaataaacaatattttatcaaaacaatttaaacttttaaagttcttcttttttttttctaaacaatttCTAAAGCATTTGCGTGTTCCGAACTTATCGGGTCGATGTAGGGTTcgcttttgatttttgtttgctcCGGAGCATTTGTCAATTCTTCGAAAACAGTTTCAATAAGAGGCTCTGTTTCTGGAGTCTTCAAGCTATCTAGAATGCCGTTGAAGACTGATTCGGTTTCGCCATGATTACTGATCGGTGTTAGTGGTTCGGTTATTTCGGAATTTGGTGACATTTGCGAAAAATAGTCTGAAGTGTCAGAATTTGTTGTTATATGGTTGCCATCTCCGCTTGTTGTTGAGGCTGGTGAAGGTAGGGTGTAATAGGGCAAGCGATTGAAATTAATCACTGTATCATGGAATGATGGCATTTGGGGGACATGATGCGGACTCGCTGAGTTGTAAACCAATTGAGAAGGTGTTAAAGCTGGCAGATTTTGTAACCACTGGTAAGCTGTTTCGTGTTTGAAATTATAAGATGGTTCTTGTTTAACATTGTAAGCTGTTGAGTTCAGATACATGGGATCGTATGAAAACTTTATTTCTATGGGTGATATCGATGGTGATGGTGTTGATAGAGGTGTAAGTGGTCTAGGAGTTAGAGTCGGCAGAATAAGGTCGTGCCGGGTGTAATTAGGTGGTTCAATAGTAGTGTCTCCAATTCCAAGAATATGATTTtcgttttctttgattttaagcTTGCGGCGTTGATTTTTAAACCACACTTTCACTGGACCAACAGGCATCGAAAATTTTGCAGCTATTTGTTCAGCTTTTTCGAATCTGATATAATTGCATTGCATGAAATGGTACTTAAGCTCAGCTACTTGATCGGGTGTGAAAACGGTTCTACTTCTGCGAGGTCTTCGCATAACAAGGCTGTTGGATGATTTATCTGCAAATAAGATtggatttgatttttattttcatgatatttttttattaacctaaAATTCTCTCATAtaagaaaaatgtcaaaatatcataaagtaatataaatttttcgaatttaaatcgcacttcttataaaaattcgaaaaactcCTACCTTGAAGCTTGAACCAATATTTTGCTATCCTTGTCTATAATAGAGTTTTGTTTCTTACAATTAATTCACTTTTACATTAGTAAATGAAATAGttgcgaaaaattaatttagtttgGTAAAAATgagtttcaaaattcaaaaaaactcaatttttttgtattaaaaaattaattttttgaaaatttggttgTGATTTACCTATATTCAAAAGTTAAGTCACTAAatctcaaaaaatggcaatagcagaataaagagttttcaaaaaaaatttaggtcaaagggtgtttttttttcgaagagacagtaaattctgtaattggtcccaaaaagccaatgattcattttatttttggtttggatgaaaaattaaacgtttatacttCTTAGTCATTctacacgaatcattggcttttttttcacacttttccaaatatactcatattttctctacacctaaaaaaaacgccctttcacatgaaaaaaatgtatagttttactttattcgtaattccaatgggaaagacaacatttttaataaatttcgtaagggtaacttctataccattgattttatcggacttatcgcggatttcccttatttcccaaaaaaaaaaaacaccctttcatcaaaaatatttttatagactacttagattcttggtttctgttataaatcaaacatttgtaccaattttcattggtgtaacaattttttcccagtttttgtggtactaatttcGAATTTTatcatatcttaaaaaaaaaacaccctttaactcaagaaatttttattacactttatggttttttaattcttataccaaacaaaactttttcaccctttcaccaaaaatatttttaaaaaccttatgaatcctttgtccttgcattatctaaaaccttcatcccgaattttttcagtgtagaATGTTTTTCACAtaggtttcggttatattttacctgttgaggtcaaaaataaagcacccttttcttagagcaatcgtattaacattatttttatgtcattagattcagcataaaaaaaaaccttgaaaacatgtgtcatatgatgatattcgacaaacaatttttttcagtatatttttgaatttcaccttgtccctcttgtccgcgaaacaAACaaccttccacccaacttttttttatagactttttttgtccttggttcaaactttttgccaagttttatgagtgtaacaatttttttttttacttcttgattttatgtaggtTTCCAAAATTGTAATGAttcaaaatgtatgaattttaatgaacttttttttcgatttagctatattaaatttatacaaaaattaaaaaaaaaaaaaaattaattagaaaCGATTATTTGTTTTagagtcaaaatttaaaaaaaggttctatgcgACTTATCGTTTATAATGATTtctagaaaaaattataattattaaaggATAGatcctttttcaaaaatatcttttgaatttttcttatcaaaattgttaaaataattttcgaaaacaattgCAATATCTAATTCAAAAATGTTGGTTAAGGTGAAGTTATCCCTTTCGgtcccagcgttactctcatgtaacatatttttaaaaattcgtaaaaaatattccaattaataatttttaatttcgatggcttaattgaaataTAATAATGCATAGTTactaaattattacaaaaatttagtcaaatattatacttttaattttttttttatcgaaaaagggactgaaattcacattttttttttttgcaaaaaaactattttttatgcagCCTGtattgattcaaaaaaaaaaattgttcaaagcattaccgaaagtattgttggaaatgacgaaaaaaaaatactgtaaaaatttcagcccttaatgttaacattaagtaccgccgcatcgcaaatttctatttcccatacgatttgtatgggaaagattgtgtatttgtgtttagaattttttatcttattAATGGTTTTTGGATCAGTCTACTGTATATgctcataattttgaaaacaaaaattataaaagtgctAATCCAgaaactgttttgtttttttgattagaagaagtagcacacattattgttccataaaaagttattttcgactttttttggttGTTATAAGCAGtacatgttacttacatgtaacatgagagtaacacattagttttgctatttattatttaggaaaataactttttgctattcatatttcttagttgtggtgtttttgacacgataatactgaaaaaacattttttaatattgattttcatagcttgggttcaaaagagttaaaaagttatttgactCGAAACCGATCCTAGTCATATAGaggaagtaaaaaataaatttcaatgcaaaatgtggtcattttgtttttataatcttaggctttttttgttgttgtatactGATTTTGGTTATTAGAAACTAAATGTTGttgaaatgttaattttaataataataaatgtaaatGAATTCCTGTACTGTCGAATACTCATGCTTGCTAAAAATTGATAtagacaaatttaattaaactaaaataaaaaattgcaaaacaaaaattttgttcaaattagcaaaatgtgaataaatattttacaacaaaaagtTTCCCATTACcttcgaaaattcaaaaaaattcttaaaagtatgaaaaataaaattgtatatttttaagCATACCTATTTGCGACAACTTATATCACTTTCATATTTTCAAttgtcatttaaaattaaaaaaaaaaaaaaataccctaatGCTAATGGtttacattttagaaaaaaaaaaaatatgcaatagaTGTAGGGGCTGAAAtctattgaattgaaaaaatataataaatataatgcacttaatgttaattttttgtaccaAACAATGTTATAATTAATATCGCGCATTCTATGAAAAGGTATTTTTGGTGCAACCCAAAATGGACATTATGTACAACAATTGACTTATTTTATAGCATagcataaatatttaattagaaAAAGCATGCAATTAGCATTCAAGATTTAACTTGGTGTAATATTTTTGTCCAATGTCTTACCAAGCCTCGTCTCTCTCACCCTTGGTGGATATTGTTCGTCCAATGactaaaaaaacaacacaagaaaattaaccaaataattaaatattgcaCTAAATTAAATTACTATGTATCGACTGTCGTATATCCTCGTCATCGGCGGGTGTTTGATTGAATCCAGGTTCAAATAAGTCACACATGGTTCTTCCGccatttgttttacaaaaaaaaaatttaattgtttttatttttccaattgCATTTGcaggaacaattttttttttagacaacttttactatattattttattgattttagttCACACTGCTTgcattataattttataatataatttttttaattgtggaAAATTGTAAATCAAGATAAAATATTATCTTCTTCGTCAGCTTGCGCGcaataatttttcgttttgaCATTTGCACTCTTTttcgtggttttattttactgttttttaagatgttgaattttttatattaattattcCGCTAATCTGTTGCAATGAGAGAGTAACTTATTAGGAGAATTTCTTAAGTAAGGTGTGTTTGAAATATCTCATAGCAAGTTGTTAAAGGGAAAGAGCGAGAATGCTCGTATGTAAAATTGAGTCATTCAGACTGTATTGCTTGACCGGTTGAAGATGTTAAATAATAGAACAAATTGAACTAATAATGAGAATATAAACCAAGTAATTTTAGTTACAAGAAATaagtaatttttggaaaaacaaaatgttaggTATTAACAACAGGCTGTAAAATTAggtcaaatttaaataaaaacatattaaaaaaatacctaggCATTTAATTGCAACTAAAATTATTATggactaaaaaaatgttattgtaaataaaaatttaaaaaaaattaatgcaaattttgttaatatttccTGCAAAATATTAGTATTTTCTTATTCTAAC includes the following:
- the LOC129914446 gene encoding homeobox protein ceh-62-like; translation: MRRPRRSRTVFTPDQVAELKYHFMQCNYIRFEKAEQIAAKFSMPVGPVKVWFKNQRRKLKIKENENHILGIGDTTIEPPNYTRHDLILPTLTPRPLTPLSTPSPSISPIEIKFSYDPMYLNSTAYNVKQEPSYNFKHETAYQWLQNLPALTPSQLVYNSASPHHVPQMPSFHDTVINFNRLPYYTLPSPASTTSGDGNHITTNSDTSDYFSQMSPNSEITEPLTPISNHGETESVFNGILDSLKTPETEPLIETVFEELTNAPEQTKIKSEPYIDPISSEHANALEIV